From Leptolyngbya sp. KIOST-1, one genomic window encodes:
- a CDS encoding EAL domain-containing protein translates to MAALSNSDSAAVREPAETSTTGATSPVSFSPLSCTIATQDSSPTSTAAPSCTLPRPLNLGDLVDLLPAVVPPQTSIQAAVQLMQAQRQSCVVVAEGSDVLGLFTEQEVFNGVAAGVDTATTAIGLSTLPQVPMLGYEASLLEAHQAIQGGHRYLLVMDAQRQICGLVSHQRLYWATAETSISDDQDTGGLGDRPSPPWHLRPEVDPPLAAATDRSPAPRPTPPDRSLTILTNIHYQLLQMEGQNRLRVLGRCLNLLGVASQALGAALFETHLDSDGKTLTSLRAAWYRRGTAAIDQASLQNLPLVQLQRWHDVLSRGGLLTGTVGSFPAAEQALLRHLSGDTVLVLPLRCHAQYFGFLVFSRASDGPDQAGTSPPNAWPPATIKLLRTASISLSLACEQYTMQTCLRQTQNAFASLFHHSPDPMAVTTFPEGRHLLVNASYARWLGRPSTEIVGRRPADLGLVHDRRQFAHLRRQIRDRGCIQNIEIDSLMADGQTRTLLVSADLTQLNDQTCLLSVGKDITERKAILATLSAAEARFRAIFEQINVGICQASLNGDLVDVNPGICRMLGFSREELLQKNFADFTHSDDLALDLQHYQRLLAGELHSFAMEKRYRHKNGSLIWVALTVCLVRDGDGQPLFSIGVSQDISDRKQEEAERQAAEQALQSSHQRINNILESITDAFFALDQNWRFIYLNQRAEQFLRRSRHRVLGQNLWQEFPEVLDTQMAQHLRRAIIDRVSLTFEEYMARSDSWCEFHVYPTQEGLAVYFQDVTSRKRAYDQIEHQIRREQALNRVVQAIRQSLDLDSIFDTAAREIAHLLQADHVSIQMYLPADQQWRVIAEHRAHPTLPSLLFRTITDPAESPLQSDLAQIDTTATPHGLLDTLPGRWLLVPLHLSLPRPWGRLGIHRQTPDPEAWKTAEIELVQTVADQLAIAVQQAQTLAQAQRELRQRQRAEQRLKEAQRIAHTGSWELYLPSQQLSWSEEMFRIYGLPLGQTAPTVAALLAALDPGDRPLWQHQLAASSRSGQPLNLEGTLVRPDGSRRFVQLLGQAQRNALGAVTTLVGTLTDITDRKLIEDRLAYEALHDPLTGSPNRAYFMEQLNGAVAAAKVSKAVIFAVLFIDLDRFKVINDSLGHLVGDQLLIECARRLSSVVREGDLVARLGGDEFAILLNPITAIDDARRVADRIHEVLQTPLLLEGREIFISASVGIASNLTGAVEAVDFLRDADTAMYRAKDHGRGQSALFDPAMHEQVATRLSLENALQRAIDRNELALYYQPIVDLSNDQLIGFEALVRWHHPQWGVILPSTFIPLAEETGLILAIGEWTQRAACQQLQQWRQGLPQAQALVISVNLSVKQFAHPHLIDTIDDALAASGLSGNHLRLEITESALIENPQTAEVMLQALRDRGIQLSIDDFGTGYSSLSMVHQFPMQILKIDRSFIQSMEADPRGVAMVQAILALAQSLGMAAIAEGVETQSQLEQLRQLGCPYAQGYHFAKPLPAPEAEQLLVTWPNQNAARAT, encoded by the coding sequence ATGGCCGCTCTTTCCAATTCAGATTCTGCCGCTGTCCGTGAACCTGCCGAAACGTCAACCACCGGGGCCACCTCCCCAGTGTCCTTCTCTCCCCTGAGCTGCACCATAGCCACCCAAGACTCCTCCCCAACCTCCACCGCCGCCCCGAGCTGCACCCTTCCCAGGCCCCTCAATCTGGGCGACCTGGTTGATCTGCTGCCGGCGGTGGTACCGCCCCAGACCTCTATTCAGGCGGCGGTGCAGCTGATGCAGGCCCAGCGCCAGAGCTGCGTGGTGGTGGCGGAAGGGAGCGATGTTTTGGGGTTGTTTACGGAGCAAGAGGTGTTCAATGGCGTTGCGGCCGGAGTCGATACTGCGACGACCGCCATTGGGTTGAGCACTCTGCCCCAGGTACCCATGCTGGGGTATGAGGCCAGCCTTTTGGAGGCCCACCAGGCCATTCAGGGGGGCCACCGCTACCTGCTGGTGATGGATGCCCAGCGGCAAATTTGCGGGTTGGTGTCGCATCAGCGGCTCTACTGGGCTACGGCTGAGACCAGCATTTCTGACGATCAAGATACCGGGGGCCTGGGCGATCGCCCGAGCCCGCCGTGGCACCTGAGGCCTGAGGTCGACCCCCCGCTAGCCGCCGCTACCGATCGCAGCCCCGCCCCTCGCCCGACTCCTCCCGATCGCAGCCTCACCATCCTGACCAACATCCACTACCAGCTCCTGCAGATGGAGGGGCAAAATCGCCTGCGGGTGTTGGGGCGCTGTCTCAACCTGCTGGGAGTGGCCAGCCAGGCACTGGGCGCCGCCCTGTTTGAAACCCATCTAGACAGCGATGGCAAAACTCTGACCAGTCTACGGGCCGCCTGGTACCGGAGGGGCACCGCCGCCATTGACCAGGCCAGCCTACAAAACCTGCCCCTGGTGCAGCTGCAGCGATGGCACGACGTCCTCTCCCGAGGTGGCCTGCTGACCGGAACCGTGGGTAGCTTTCCAGCGGCGGAGCAGGCGCTGTTGAGGCACCTGAGCGGCGATACGGTACTGGTTCTGCCGCTGCGGTGCCACGCCCAGTACTTTGGCTTTTTGGTGTTTAGCCGCGCTAGCGATGGCCCTGACCAGGCCGGGACAAGTCCCCCGAACGCCTGGCCCCCGGCCACCATTAAGCTGCTGCGGACTGCCTCGATTAGCCTGTCGCTGGCCTGCGAACAGTACACCATGCAGACCTGCCTGCGTCAAACTCAAAACGCCTTTGCCAGCCTGTTTCACCACAGCCCCGACCCCATGGCCGTGACCACCTTTCCGGAGGGGCGTCACCTGCTGGTAAACGCCAGCTATGCCCGCTGGCTGGGCCGCCCCAGCACCGAAATTGTGGGGCGACGCCCCGCCGACCTGGGCCTGGTTCACGATCGCCGCCAGTTTGCCCACCTGCGCCGCCAGATCCGCGATCGCGGCTGCATTCAAAACATCGAAATCGACTCCCTGATGGCCGATGGCCAGACCCGCACCCTGCTGGTGTCGGCGGATCTGACCCAGCTCAACGACCAGACCTGCCTGCTCTCGGTCGGCAAGGATATTACCGAACGCAAGGCCATTTTGGCTACCCTGAGCGCCGCCGAAGCTCGGTTTCGGGCTATTTTTGAGCAGATCAATGTGGGCATTTGCCAGGCCAGTCTGAACGGGGACCTAGTGGATGTAAACCCCGGTATCTGCCGCATGCTGGGGTTCAGTCGCGAGGAGTTGCTGCAAAAAAACTTTGCCGACTTTACCCACTCCGACGATCTGGCCCTCGATTTGCAGCACTACCAGCGGCTGCTGGCCGGTGAGTTGCACTCCTTTGCCATGGAAAAGCGCTACCGCCACAAGAACGGCAGCCTGATCTGGGTGGCGCTGACGGTGTGCCTGGTGCGCGATGGCGACGGCCAGCCCCTGTTCAGCATTGGGGTGTCCCAGGACATCAGCGATCGCAAGCAGGAGGAGGCCGAGCGCCAGGCCGCCGAACAGGCCCTGCAAAGCTCCCACCAGCGCATCAACAATATTCTGGAGAGCATTACCGACGCCTTCTTTGCCCTCGACCAGAACTGGCGATTTATCTACCTCAACCAGCGGGCGGAGCAGTTTTTGCGGCGATCGCGTCACCGGGTGCTGGGCCAGAACCTCTGGCAGGAGTTCCCGGAGGTGCTGGACACCCAGATGGCCCAGCACCTCAGACGAGCGATTATCGATCGGGTCAGCCTCACCTTTGAGGAATACATGGCCCGATCCGACAGCTGGTGCGAGTTCCACGTGTACCCCACCCAGGAGGGTCTGGCGGTGTACTTTCAGGATGTCACCAGCCGCAAGCGAGCCTACGACCAAATTGAGCACCAGATCCGTCGCGAGCAGGCCCTCAACCGGGTGGTGCAGGCGATTCGCCAGTCCCTTGATCTGGACAGCATCTTTGACACCGCCGCCCGCGAAATCGCCCACCTGCTCCAGGCGGACCACGTCAGCATTCAGATGTACCTGCCCGCCGACCAGCAGTGGCGGGTCATCGCCGAACACCGGGCCCACCCGACGCTGCCCAGCCTGCTGTTCCGCACCATCACGGATCCGGCGGAGAGCCCGCTCCAGAGCGACCTGGCCCAGATCGACACCACCGCCACCCCCCACGGTTTGCTCGACACCCTGCCCGGTCGCTGGCTGCTGGTGCCCCTCCACCTGAGTCTCCCCCGGCCCTGGGGACGGTTGGGCATTCACCGCCAGACCCCGGACCCCGAAGCCTGGAAAACCGCCGAGATCGAGCTGGTGCAGACCGTGGCTGACCAGCTGGCGATCGCCGTGCAGCAGGCCCAAACCCTGGCCCAGGCCCAGCGCGAACTGCGCCAGCGGCAGCGGGCCGAGCAGCGCCTCAAGGAGGCCCAGCGCATCGCCCACACCGGCAGCTGGGAGCTGTACCTGCCCAGTCAGCAGCTCTCCTGGTCCGAGGAGATGTTTCGGATTTACGGCCTGCCCCTGGGCCAGACCGCCCCGACGGTGGCGGCACTGCTGGCGGCCCTGGACCCCGGCGATCGCCCCCTGTGGCAGCATCAGCTGGCCGCATCGAGCCGCAGCGGCCAACCCCTCAACCTGGAGGGGACCCTGGTGCGCCCCGACGGCAGCCGGCGCTTTGTGCAGCTGCTGGGGCAGGCCCAGCGCAATGCCCTGGGCGCGGTGACGACCCTGGTGGGCACCCTCACCGATATCACCGATCGCAAACTGATCGAGGACCGCCTGGCCTACGAAGCCCTGCACGACCCCCTCACCGGGTCGCCCAACCGCGCCTACTTTATGGAGCAGCTCAACGGGGCCGTGGCGGCCGCCAAAGTGTCAAAGGCGGTGATCTTTGCAGTGCTCTTCATCGACCTCGATCGATTCAAAGTCATCAACGACAGCCTCGGCCACCTGGTGGGCGACCAGCTGCTGATTGAGTGCGCCCGGCGGCTCAGTTCGGTGGTGCGGGAGGGCGACCTGGTGGCCCGTCTGGGGGGCGACGAATTCGCCATTTTGCTCAACCCGATCACCGCCATTGACGACGCCCGCAGGGTGGCCGATCGCATTCATGAGGTGCTGCAAACCCCGCTGCTGCTGGAGGGGCGCGAAATTTTCATCAGCGCCAGCGTCGGCATCGCGTCCAATCTGACCGGAGCGGTAGAGGCGGTGGACTTTCTGCGCGACGCCGACACCGCCATGTACCGGGCCAAGGACCACGGTCGGGGCCAGTCGGCCCTATTTGACCCCGCCATGCACGAGCAGGTGGCGACCCGTCTCTCCCTCGAAAACGCCCTCCAGCGGGCGATCGATCGCAATGAACTGGCGCTGTACTACCAGCCCATTGTCGATCTAAGCAACGATCAGCTGATCGGCTTTGAGGCCCTGGTGCGCTGGCACCACCCCCAGTGGGGCGTCATTTTGCCCAGCACCTTTATTCCCCTGGCCGAAGAGACCGGATTAATTCTTGCCATCGGTGAATGGACCCAGCGGGCCGCCTGCCAGCAGCTCCAGCAGTGGCGACAGGGCCTGCCCCAGGCCCAGGCCCTGGTAATCAGCGTCAACCTGTCGGTCAAGCAGTTCGCCCACCCCCACCTGATCGACACCATCGATGACGCCCTGGCCGCCTCCGGCCTCAGCGGCAACCACCTGCGGCTCGAAATCACCGAGAGCGCCCTGATCGAAAACCCCCAAACCGCCGAGGTAATGTTGCAGGCGCTGCGCGATCGCGGTATTCAGCTCAGCATTGACGACTTTGGCACCGGCTACTCGTCCCTCAGCATGGTGCATCAGTTTCCGATGCAGATTCTCAAAATCGATCGATCCTTCATTCAGTCGATGGAGGCCGACCCGCGGGGGGTAGCGATGGTGCAGGCCATTCTGGCCCTGGCCCAGAGCCTGGGTATGGCCGCGATCGCCGAAGGAGTTGAAACCCAGAGCCAGCTCGAGCAGCTGCGTCAGCTGGGCTGCCCCTACGCCCAGGGCTACCACTTTGCCAAGCCCCTGCCCGCCCCAGAGGCCGAACAACTCCTGGTGACCTGGCCCAACCAGAATGCAGCCAGGGCTACATAG
- a CDS encoding GTP-binding protein, with translation MPSPLLHRARHTLSQAVSRYSAALQGSPDPAAAAAVKTGLGQLQSLDAKLESRCLRVAVFGLVSRGKSAVINALVGEALLETGPLHGVTRWPRSVYWQPQMDLDQPWQIELIDTPGLDEVGGDVRADMAQTVATQADLILFVVSGEITQLEYQALLELQRGQKPLLLVFNKIDLYPEIDRQAIYQTLHRLRADLGQGAKLPLAIDSVVTIAASPAPLRVRVEWPDGRTSDEWEPQAAQIEPLRQALLTIVAEDGAGLVALNALRNARAIEGEMVGQVSQLFSDRADETIWQFAKYKAAAVALNPIAGLDLAGGILIDLVMIRTLARLYGFPITSHEAGRLWRAILKSSGTLLLSEVGSGLLGAGKTTAALVSLVDSPTGVMALAGAMTAQASAAGYGSYAVGRAAKTYLEQGCTWGPEGVSATLAAILADTNASKTLARLRQEVKADLTKASSAGV, from the coding sequence ATGCCCTCCCCGCTGCTGCACCGCGCCCGCCACACCCTGAGTCAGGCCGTCTCTCGCTACTCCGCCGCCCTCCAGGGCAGCCCCGACCCGGCGGCGGCAGCGGCGGTCAAAACGGGCCTGGGGCAGCTTCAGAGCCTGGACGCCAAGCTGGAGTCGCGCTGTCTGCGGGTGGCGGTGTTTGGCCTGGTCAGCCGGGGCAAATCGGCGGTGATCAACGCCCTGGTGGGAGAAGCCCTGCTCGAGACCGGCCCTCTGCACGGGGTGACCCGCTGGCCCCGGTCGGTGTACTGGCAACCGCAGATGGACCTCGATCAGCCCTGGCAGATCGAGCTGATCGACACCCCTGGCCTGGACGAGGTGGGGGGTGACGTGCGAGCCGATATGGCCCAAACCGTAGCCACCCAGGCCGATCTAATCTTATTTGTGGTTTCAGGGGAGATTACTCAACTCGAATACCAGGCGCTGCTGGAGCTACAGCGGGGACAAAAACCCCTGCTGCTGGTGTTTAACAAGATCGACCTCTACCCCGAAATCGATCGCCAGGCAATTTACCAGACCCTCCACCGCCTGCGGGCAGACCTGGGCCAGGGGGCCAAGCTGCCTCTGGCCATTGACAGCGTGGTCACTATCGCCGCCAGCCCCGCGCCGCTGCGGGTGCGAGTCGAGTGGCCCGATGGTCGTACCAGTGACGAGTGGGAGCCCCAGGCGGCCCAGATCGAACCCCTGCGCCAGGCGCTGCTGACCATTGTGGCCGAGGATGGTGCCGGGCTGGTTGCCCTCAACGCCCTGCGCAACGCCCGCGCCATAGAGGGTGAGATGGTGGGCCAGGTCAGTCAACTGTTTAGCGATCGCGCCGACGAAACCATCTGGCAGTTTGCCAAGTACAAAGCCGCCGCCGTCGCCCTCAATCCGATCGCGGGCCTCGACCTGGCGGGTGGCATTCTTATCGACCTGGTCATGATTCGCACCCTGGCGCGGCTCTACGGCTTTCCTATCACCAGCCACGAGGCCGGTAGACTGTGGCGGGCCATTCTCAAAAGCTCCGGCACACTGCTGCTGAGCGAGGTGGGCAGCGGCCTGCTGGGGGCGGGCAAAACCACCGCGGCGCTGGTCAGCCTCGTCGACAGCCCCACCGGGGTCATGGCCCTGGCCGGAGCCATGACCGCCCAGGCCAGCGCCGCAGGCTATGGTTCCTATGCGGTGGGCAGAGCCGCTAAAACCTATCTGGAGCAGGGCTGCACCTGGGGCCCCGAGGGCGTCAGCGCCACCCTAGCCGCCATTCTCGCCGATACCAATGCCTCCAAGACCCTGGCCCGCCTGCGCCAGGAGGTGAAGGCCGACCTGACCAAGGCATCCTCCGCCGGGGTCTAG
- a CDS encoding DUF697 domain-containing protein, whose product MGLEVTDHDDTIDPAQPAGEPALGPTAGLDRSPVSALLKRPLLVGGLGLSATLALLGSAHFNPLDSSTLLSAMALGSGLWWWRRGIPGLGRSAKPAAAKPAAPPLTDRARVEFELAALATLVDTLAQESALAGPAAIDAASLVAYRQQHQTLLAELDRQTLQVAIAGDPRTGKSTLLALLRETTPALSWAEVCLAPAVSPDWLGYDGVLLVTDGDITNSALTLLRDRALAGQGAVLVFNKQDHYDPADQQTILAQLQRQVSTLPAPVPVVAIAAAPRPIKVRRHQADGTVSETMETPPAAIADLPAALESALGAQRSALVAATVLRRTQALRQQVQSDLNRLRRDRAMPLIDRLQWVAGAAAFANPVPTLDLLATVAINGQLIMDLGKIYGFSLNLDEAKTAAGTLASLTVKLGLVELSTQVLTAVLKSHFATYLAGGLVQGLSATYLTRMAGLSLIDYFEQAALAGTPTTALSWEAIAQRLQATIQQNRQLSLLQTLAKQGIEILKPTPAQLPASSALDLDLDLTPALDLQSTSPAADPLPLETVPSTTTVPPLPLETTPNDPL is encoded by the coding sequence ATGGGGCTAGAGGTCACAGACCACGACGACACCATCGATCCCGCTCAGCCAGCGGGAGAGCCCGCCCTGGGGCCAACGGCGGGCCTGGACCGATCGCCCGTATCGGCGCTGCTCAAACGTCCCCTGCTGGTGGGCGGGCTGGGCCTCTCGGCTACCCTGGCGCTGCTGGGGAGTGCCCACTTCAATCCCCTCGACAGCTCCACGCTGCTGAGCGCTATGGCCCTGGGGTCGGGGCTCTGGTGGTGGCGGCGAGGTATCCCCGGTCTGGGTCGCAGCGCCAAACCCGCCGCCGCCAAACCCGCCGCCCCGCCCCTGACCGATCGCGCTCGGGTGGAGTTTGAGCTAGCAGCCCTGGCCACCCTGGTCGACACCCTGGCCCAGGAATCGGCGCTGGCGGGCCCGGCCGCGATCGACGCCGCGAGCCTGGTGGCCTACCGCCAGCAGCACCAGACCCTGCTGGCGGAGCTCGATCGCCAGACCCTACAGGTGGCGATCGCAGGCGACCCCCGCACGGGCAAAAGCACCCTGCTCGCCCTGCTGCGGGAAACCACCCCCGCCCTGAGCTGGGCCGAAGTCTGCCTGGCGCCAGCCGTCTCCCCCGACTGGCTGGGCTACGACGGCGTGCTCCTCGTCACCGATGGCGACATCACCAATAGCGCCCTCACCCTGCTGCGCGATCGCGCCCTGGCCGGTCAGGGGGCCGTGCTGGTGTTCAACAAGCAAGACCACTACGACCCCGCCGATCAGCAGACCATTCTGGCCCAGCTCCAGCGGCAGGTGTCTACCCTGCCTGCCCCCGTGCCCGTGGTGGCGATCGCCGCCGCCCCCCGTCCCATCAAGGTGCGCCGCCACCAGGCCGATGGCACCGTGAGCGAAACCATGGAAACGCCCCCAGCGGCGATCGCTGATTTGCCTGCCGCCCTTGAGTCGGCCCTGGGCGCCCAGCGATCTGCGCTGGTGGCGGCCACCGTGCTGCGCCGCACCCAGGCCCTGCGCCAGCAGGTGCAGAGCGATCTCAACCGCCTGCGCCGCGATCGGGCCATGCCCCTGATCGATCGGCTGCAGTGGGTGGCCGGGGCCGCCGCCTTTGCCAACCCCGTACCCACCCTCGACCTGCTGGCCACCGTCGCCATCAACGGCCAGCTGATTATGGACCTGGGCAAAATCTACGGCTTCAGCCTCAACCTCGACGAAGCCAAGACCGCCGCTGGCACCCTGGCCAGTCTCACCGTCAAGCTGGGCCTGGTCGAACTCTCGACCCAGGTGCTCACCGCTGTACTCAAGAGCCACTTCGCCACCTATCTGGCGGGCGGGCTGGTACAGGGCCTCAGCGCCACCTACCTCACCCGGATGGCGGGCCTCAGCCTGATTGACTACTTTGAGCAGGCCGCCCTGGCCGGTACCCCCACCACGGCCCTCTCCTGGGAGGCGATCGCCCAGCGGCTCCAGGCCACCATTCAGCAAAACCGTCAGCTCAGCCTGCTGCAAACCCTGGCCAAACAGGGCATAGAAATCCTCAAACCCACCCCAGCCCAGCTCCCTGCCAGCTCCGCCCTCGACCTGGACCTCGATCTCACCCCCGCCCTCGATCTCCAGTCCACCAGCCCCGCCGCCGACCCCCTCCCCCTCGAAACCGTCCCCAGCACAACCACTGTCCCCCCCCTGCCCCTCGAAACCACCCCCAACGACCCCCTTTAA
- a CDS encoding serine/threonine-protein kinase, which translates to MHPTLIPGTTLQNRYRVLQELGYGGFGRTYLAEDLGRFNERCAVKELEPQQGDQFSDKALQLFQREAAILYSIEHPQIPKFQAIFEENQRLFLVQDYIDGVTYRDLLNQRLGQGMAFSEVEVRRFLQQMLPVLAHIHSKGIIHRDISPDNVMQRSTDNLPVLIDFGVVKEVVTRIQPPGPHSQATSVGKLGYAPSEQMQSGRAYPSSDLYALAVTAIVLLTGKEPQDIFDDVNLSWNLPTNLSPGLLQVLQRATSYRPGDRYQSVSEMAQALGALGSTMGPAPGQPTMAPPPSQVRTVAVGRQYQPTQVGAPPPAPTYTAPVPAAEPTSVWENPWAVAVIGGILALLAGVGGWLVVSLLNRTPAPTPTPSPEITIDPIPQPTPDPTPTPTPDPGPIEYDQNLGISPGQDRTVTGSLRRNETINYRFNATEGQVLLARMQGEGVLLTVLNPQGQPVDRSAQRVLNWQGPLPADGEYIVQLRPVQGLEQSDYELEVSLSAVPDPQPTPEPQPEPTVEPPPVVPAPDPAPQPDPNPSVTQQRVQIPPGQTSVQVSGQVNQGRTRRYVINVQEGQVLALDLPTVSGPVTLDVRFPNGELIPDASRVLSWQGQLPTSGDYLVDVSSPRPSNYVLRISAN; encoded by the coding sequence ATGCACCCCACCCTGATTCCTGGTACTACCCTTCAAAACCGCTACCGTGTGCTGCAAGAGCTGGGGTATGGCGGCTTTGGGCGCACCTATCTGGCCGAAGACCTGGGCCGCTTCAACGAACGCTGCGCCGTCAAAGAACTTGAGCCCCAGCAGGGGGATCAGTTTTCCGACAAGGCCCTGCAGCTGTTTCAGCGCGAAGCCGCTATTTTGTACAGCATTGAGCATCCCCAGATTCCCAAGTTCCAGGCTATTTTCGAGGAAAATCAGCGCCTGTTCCTGGTGCAGGACTACATCGACGGTGTCACCTACCGCGACCTACTCAACCAGCGCCTGGGCCAGGGTATGGCATTCTCCGAGGTCGAGGTGCGGCGGTTTTTGCAGCAGATGCTGCCCGTGCTGGCCCACATCCACAGCAAGGGCATCATCCACCGCGATATCAGTCCCGACAACGTTATGCAGCGCAGCACCGACAATTTGCCGGTGCTGATCGACTTTGGCGTGGTCAAAGAAGTGGTCACCCGCATTCAGCCCCCCGGCCCCCACAGCCAGGCGACCTCCGTGGGCAAGCTGGGCTATGCCCCCAGCGAGCAAATGCAGTCGGGCCGGGCCTACCCCAGCAGCGACCTCTACGCCCTGGCGGTGACGGCGATCGTGCTGCTGACCGGCAAAGAGCCCCAGGATATTTTTGACGATGTCAACCTGAGCTGGAACTTGCCCACCAACCTCAGCCCCGGCCTGCTCCAGGTGCTGCAGCGGGCCACCAGCTACCGTCCGGGCGATCGCTACCAGTCGGTCAGTGAAATGGCCCAGGCCCTGGGAGCCCTGGGCAGCACCATGGGCCCCGCCCCAGGACAGCCCACCATGGCCCCGCCGCCCTCCCAGGTGAGAACTGTGGCTGTGGGGCGGCAGTACCAGCCAACCCAGGTGGGCGCGCCTCCCCCAGCGCCCACCTACACGGCCCCGGTCCCCGCCGCCGAACCCACCTCGGTGTGGGAAAACCCCTGGGCGGTAGCCGTGATTGGCGGCATTCTGGCGCTGCTGGCTGGGGTGGGCGGCTGGCTGGTGGTCAGTCTGCTCAACCGCACCCCCGCTCCGACGCCGACCCCCAGCCCAGAAATTACCATCGACCCGATTCCCCAACCCACCCCTGACCCCACCCCCACCCCCACCCCCGATCCCGGCCCCATCGAGTACGACCAGAACCTCGGCATTTCCCCCGGTCAGGACCGCACGGTGACAGGCAGCCTGCGCCGCAACGAAACCATCAACTATCGCTTCAACGCCACCGAAGGCCAGGTGCTGCTGGCCAGAATGCAGGGAGAAGGGGTGCTGCTGACGGTACTCAATCCCCAGGGGCAGCCGGTGGATCGCTCGGCCCAGCGGGTGCTGAACTGGCAGGGCCCTCTCCCCGCCGATGGGGAGTACATCGTGCAGCTGCGCCCCGTTCAGGGTCTGGAGCAGAGCGACTACGAACTGGAGGTCAGCCTCAGCGCGGTGCCCGATCCGCAGCCCACCCCAGAACCCCAACCTGAACCCACCGTGGAGCCGCCGCCGGTTGTGCCCGCGCCCGACCCCGCCCCTCAGCCTGACCCCAACCCCAGCGTCACCCAGCAGCGGGTGCAGATTCCGCCAGGGCAGACCAGTGTGCAGGTGTCGGGACAGGTCAACCAGGGCCGCACTCGTCGTTATGTGATCAACGTGCAGGAGGGCCAGGTCCTGGCCCTCGACCTGCCGACGGTGAGCGGCCCGGTTACCCTCGACGTGCGCTTTCCCAACGGCGAACTGATACCCGATGCCTCGCGGGTGCTGTCGTGGCAGGGGCAGTTGCCCACCAGCGGCGACTACCTGGTCGATGTCTCGTCGCCTCGGCCCTCGAACTACGTGCTGCGGATATCCGCCAACTAG
- the bioD gene encoding dethiobiotin synthase, which yields MVSLNALLVAGTDTEVGKTVVTSALLAYWQRHRPAQAPAVLKPFQSGVGDRELYQRVFFPNTSLETITPQYFEAPLAPPLAATLEGRTVDLPLAWRALVASTEQHPWVLVEGLGGLGSPVTYELTVADLAAAWHLPVVLVVPVKLGAIAQAVANVALARERGVELRGIVLNCPQPLNEEDLARWAPADLIANLTQIPVLGTLPFLPEPESVSALAVAAAALNLEALFPRAVPSAAGH from the coding sequence ATGGTCTCTCTCAACGCACTGCTGGTGGCGGGTACCGACACCGAAGTTGGCAAAACCGTTGTCACCAGCGCCCTGCTGGCCTACTGGCAGCGGCATCGACCGGCCCAGGCTCCGGCGGTGCTGAAGCCTTTTCAGTCCGGCGTGGGCGATCGCGAACTGTACCAGCGGGTGTTCTTTCCAAACACCAGCCTGGAGACGATCACGCCCCAGTACTTTGAGGCCCCCCTGGCCCCACCGCTGGCGGCAACCCTGGAGGGCCGCACAGTAGACCTGCCCCTGGCCTGGCGCGCCCTGGTGGCCAGCACCGAGCAACACCCCTGGGTGCTGGTGGAGGGGTTGGGGGGGCTGGGGTCCCCCGTTACCTACGAGCTGACCGTGGCCGATCTGGCGGCGGCCTGGCACCTGCCGGTGGTGCTGGTGGTGCCGGTCAAACTGGGGGCGATCGCCCAGGCGGTTGCCAATGTGGCCCTGGCCCGTGAGCGTGGGGTAGAGCTGCGGGGCATTGTGCTCAACTGCCCCCAGCCCCTGAACGAAGAGGACTTGGCTCGGTGGGCACCCGCCGATCTGATCGCCAACCTGACCCAAATCCCGGTGCTGGGCACCCTGCCCTTTCTGCCCGAACCCGAGTCGGTCTCGGCCCTGGCCGTGGCCGCTGCCGCCCTCAACCTGGAGGCCCTGTTCCCCAGGGCGGTGCCGTCCGCAGCAGGCCATTAA